The Enterococcus sp. 7F3_DIV0205 genome has a window encoding:
- a CDS encoding (4Fe-4S)-binding protein, with amino-acid sequence MDGSKINDKQVTEEVLLEQGYRKYSGEDLDIYYSKEICAHIGNCVLGNPEVFEVGRRPWIIADNGGLEEDIRVINTCPSGALKYIRKDGK; translated from the coding sequence ATGGACGGTAGTAAAATAAATGATAAGCAAGTGACGGAAGAAGTGCTTTTAGAACAAGGGTATCGTAAATATTCTGGAGAGGATTTAGATATTTACTATAGTAAAGAGATTTGCGCGCACATTGGTAATTGTGTGCTTGGCAATCCAGAGGTTTTTGAAGTTGGTCGTCGTCCGTGGATCATTGCTGATAATGGTGGGCTTGAAGAGGATATTCGTGTCATTAATACTTGCCCGAGCGGAGCTTTAAAATACATTCGGAAGGATGGAAAATAA
- a CDS encoding GNAT family N-acetyltransferase, whose translation MEIKEEENRFVLLNDENQEIGEMTWSNAGDKMMIIDHTFVDPTYRGQKLAEKLVFNGVEKARREDKKIIPLCPFAKKEFDTKPEYGDVLRT comes from the coding sequence ATGGAAATCAAAGAAGAAGAAAATCGTTTTGTACTATTAAATGATGAGAATCAAGAGATAGGAGAAATGACTTGGTCAAATGCTGGAGACAAAATGATGATCATTGACCATACATTTGTTGATCCAACCTACAGAGGTCAAAAATTGGCAGAAAAATTAGTATTTAATGGCGTAGAAAAGGCACGACGGGAGGACAAAAAAATCATACCACTATGTCCTTTTGCGAAAAAAGAATTTGATACAAAACCTGAATATGGTGACGTTTTAAGGACATGA
- the secG gene encoding preprotein translocase subunit SecG, whose translation MYNFILTLVIILSVVMVIAVMMQPSKQNSAASAFTGGADKLFGKQKARGFEAVMQRATAIIGAVWMLLLFILVLLSSK comes from the coding sequence ATGTATAATTTTATTTTAACACTTGTAATCATCCTTTCAGTTGTGATGGTTATTGCCGTTATGATGCAACCAAGTAAACAAAACAGTGCAGCAAGTGCATTTACTGGTGGTGCAGATAAATTGTTCGGCAAACAAAAAGCACGTGGATTTGAAGCTGTTATGCAACGCGCAACAGCAATTATTGGTGCTGTTTGGATGTTACTATTATTTATTTTAGTATTATTATCATCGAAGTAA
- a CDS encoding alpha/beta hydrolase, whose translation MVKKISLPKPLFTQNGSRAVLLLHAYSGSSNDVRMLSRYLEKENYTVYSPNFSGHATVAPEDILEKSTKDWWEDTIAAVQFLKERGYQEIAVFGLSMGGIFTMSALTNRLEGIIGGGFFCSPIFPVNNNVPENFVLYADKVLKMAGVSLEERSQRMVKIKEASYVQLKDIESFSEQTANNLGQITVPVFMGQAGEDEMIDPLGVYKTAKALSQTRFTLNWYPNSGHVLTIGPDHKQLEQDVLAFLNTLSWNEEKE comes from the coding sequence ATAGTGAAAAAAATAAGTCTACCTAAACCATTATTTACGCAAAATGGTTCCCGTGCAGTGTTACTCTTGCACGCTTATTCAGGAAGTAGTAATGATGTTCGCATGTTAAGCCGTTATTTAGAAAAAGAAAATTATACCGTATATTCCCCTAATTTTTCTGGTCATGCAACTGTTGCGCCAGAAGATATTTTAGAGAAATCAACCAAGGATTGGTGGGAAGATACGATTGCGGCCGTTCAATTTTTAAAAGAACGAGGCTATCAAGAAATTGCTGTGTTTGGTCTTTCGATGGGCGGTATTTTTACGATGAGTGCTTTAACCAATCGGTTAGAAGGGATCATTGGCGGTGGCTTTTTCTGCTCACCGATTTTCCCTGTAAACAATAACGTTCCAGAAAATTTTGTTCTTTATGCTGATAAAGTTTTAAAAATGGCAGGAGTTTCATTAGAAGAACGTTCTCAGCGTATGGTGAAAATCAAAGAAGCCTCTTACGTTCAATTAAAAGATATTGAATCTTTTTCTGAACAAACCGCAAATAACCTTGGACAAATCACTGTTCCTGTTTTCATGGGACAAGCAGGCGAAGATGAAATGATTGATCCACTGGGTGTTTATAAAACCGCCAAAGCATTATCTCAAACACGATTTACATTAAACTGGTATCCAAATAGCGGACATGTTCTGACGATTGGACCAGATCATAAACAATTAGAACAAGATGTGTTAGCATTTTTAAATACATTATCTTGGAATGAGGAGAAAGAATGA
- the rnr gene encoding ribonuclease R produces the protein MTKQTIKEKILFFMENHTKKSFSMEEIAEGLQLQKSSDFKLLVQTVATMEREKSIEFTKKGKIRLPQKSGDIEGTFRANERGFGFVTIDPEEADVYIPKEAVNFAMDGDIVVIDIVQPADPFSDRGAEGKVVSIKTRAITQVVGEFIAYDEKEVSETDLYGYAVPKDKKMTGLTFNIAAQGIKPVDGSIVIVEVTHYPEKEYPKSLEGIVKKVVGHKNDPGMDILSIVVAHGIPTSFPDEVIAEADKVPDEISDSDIKGRRDLRDQLIVTIDGEDAKDLDDAVAVRKLENGNYFLGVHIADVSYYVTEGSELDQEAYERGTSVYLTDRVVPMIPQRLSNGICSLNPNVPRLTMSCEMEITPEGHVVKHDIFQSVIKTTERMTYTAVNEILEEQKPETMKRYKKLLTMFEEMGELHHILEQMRENRGAISFEDREAKVLVDSEGHPHDILLRTRGVGERLIESFMLAANETVAKHFHDLKLPFIYRIHEQPKEEKMQRFFDFAAVLGILVKGTKADITPKDLQRVLEQVADKPEEAVINTMLLRSMQQARYSEDNYGHYGLAAEYYTHFTSPIRRYPDLIVHRLIRSYEGKVSEKLKEKWEQDLPDIADHSSRMERRAVETEREVDSMKKAEFMADKIGEEYDGIISSVTRFGLFVELPNTIEGLIHVNNLKQDYFHFIENHMALVGERTGMTLKIGQKVKVKVDKADPETREIDFEFLEAEEVERIEAPKQKKRQDSRQRRTPDRNKETNKKPFSQKKNKKKGKKPFYKEVAKNKKTKKQKKK, from the coding sequence ATGACAAAACAAACAATCAAGGAGAAAATCCTATTTTTCATGGAAAATCATACGAAAAAAAGTTTTTCTATGGAAGAAATCGCAGAAGGTTTACAACTGCAAAAAAGCTCAGATTTTAAATTACTTGTCCAAACCGTCGCAACGATGGAACGGGAAAAATCAATAGAATTCACTAAAAAAGGAAAAATCCGTTTACCACAAAAAAGTGGCGACATTGAAGGTACTTTTCGTGCAAATGAACGCGGGTTTGGTTTTGTGACTATTGATCCAGAAGAAGCAGATGTTTATATTCCAAAGGAAGCAGTGAACTTTGCAATGGATGGTGATATCGTTGTAATTGATATTGTTCAGCCGGCTGATCCATTTTCAGACCGTGGAGCTGAAGGAAAAGTCGTATCAATCAAAACTCGTGCGATCACACAAGTAGTCGGTGAATTTATTGCTTACGACGAAAAAGAAGTGAGTGAAACCGATCTTTATGGTTATGCCGTTCCTAAAGATAAAAAAATGACAGGTTTAACCTTTAATATTGCCGCACAAGGAATCAAACCCGTTGACGGCAGTATTGTCATCGTAGAAGTGACGCATTATCCTGAAAAAGAATATCCAAAGAGTCTAGAAGGTATCGTCAAAAAAGTAGTTGGTCATAAAAATGATCCTGGTATGGATATTTTATCGATCGTCGTGGCTCATGGTATACCAACGAGCTTCCCAGACGAAGTAATTGCGGAAGCTGATAAAGTGCCGGATGAAATTTCAGATTCCGATATCAAGGGCCGTAGAGATTTGCGGGATCAATTGATCGTCACGATTGATGGGGAAGATGCCAAAGATTTAGACGATGCAGTGGCTGTACGCAAACTAGAAAACGGCAATTATTTCTTAGGCGTGCATATTGCAGATGTATCCTATTATGTCACTGAAGGCAGTGAATTAGATCAAGAAGCGTATGAACGTGGTACCAGTGTTTACTTAACTGATCGAGTAGTCCCAATGATTCCGCAACGTTTATCTAATGGTATTTGTTCACTAAACCCTAATGTACCAAGACTTACAATGAGTTGTGAGATGGAGATAACGCCTGAAGGGCATGTAGTGAAACATGATATTTTCCAAAGCGTGATCAAAACAACCGAACGAATGACATATACTGCAGTCAACGAAATTTTAGAAGAACAAAAACCAGAAACAATGAAACGTTACAAAAAATTACTAACGATGTTTGAAGAAATGGGCGAACTTCACCATATCCTTGAACAAATGCGTGAGAATCGCGGTGCAATTTCATTTGAAGATCGTGAAGCTAAAGTATTGGTTGACTCTGAAGGACATCCTCATGATATTTTACTTCGTACAAGAGGTGTGGGTGAACGGTTGATTGAATCATTTATGCTAGCAGCCAATGAAACCGTAGCAAAGCACTTCCATGACTTGAAATTACCATTTATTTACCGTATCCACGAGCAACCTAAAGAAGAAAAAATGCAGCGTTTCTTTGATTTTGCAGCTGTACTAGGCATTCTAGTTAAAGGGACAAAGGCAGATATTACGCCAAAAGACTTACAAAGAGTTTTAGAACAAGTTGCGGATAAGCCTGAAGAAGCTGTGATCAACACAATGTTGTTGCGTAGCATGCAACAAGCTCGTTACTCAGAAGACAACTATGGTCACTATGGGTTGGCTGCCGAGTATTATACGCACTTTACTTCACCAATCCGCCGTTATCCGGATTTGATCGTTCATCGATTGATCCGCAGCTATGAAGGAAAGGTTTCAGAAAAGCTAAAAGAAAAATGGGAACAGGATCTTCCTGATATTGCAGATCACAGCTCAAGAATGGAACGTCGCGCTGTTGAGACAGAACGTGAAGTTGATTCTATGAAGAAAGCTGAATTTATGGCAGATAAAATCGGTGAAGAATATGATGGTATCATTAGTTCTGTGACTCGATTTGGTCTTTTTGTTGAATTACCGAATACGATTGAAGGCTTGATACATGTCAATAACTTGAAGCAAGATTACTTCCATTTTATTGAAAATCACATGGCTTTAGTAGGGGAACGAACAGGTATGACACTGAAAATCGGTCAAAAAGTCAAAGTCAAAGTGGACAAAGCCGATCCTGAAACAAGAGAAATCGATTTTGAATTTCTTGAAGCGGAAGAAGTAGAGAGAATTGAAGCACCAAAACAAAAAAAACGTCAAGACAGCCGTCAAAGACGCACACCTGATCGTAATAAAGAGACGAATAAGAAACCATTCTCCCAAAAGAAGAATAAGAAAAAGGGCAAAAAGCCATTTTATAAGGAAGTAGCTAAGAATAAAAAAACGAAGAAACAAAAGAAAAAATAG
- the smpB gene encoding SsrA-binding protein SmpB: MPKGEGKLIAQNRKARHDYTVVDTMEAGIVLQGTEIKSIRNGRINLKDGFARIRNGEAYLLNVHISPYEQGNIFNHDPLRTRKLLLHKKQIAKLITETKNTGITIIPLKVYIRNGYAKVLIGLAKGKKQYDKREDLKRKEINREIDRTLKNNLR; the protein is encoded by the coding sequence ATGCCAAAAGGGGAAGGAAAATTGATTGCCCAAAATCGTAAGGCAAGGCATGACTATACTGTTGTTGATACAATGGAAGCGGGAATCGTTTTACAAGGAACTGAAATAAAATCGATCCGAAATGGACGAATCAACTTAAAAGATGGTTTTGCTAGAATCAGAAATGGAGAAGCCTACCTGCTCAATGTGCATATTAGCCCGTATGAGCAGGGTAATATTTTTAATCATGATCCTTTAAGAACAAGAAAACTATTACTACACAAAAAACAAATCGCTAAACTGATTACTGAGACAAAAAATACTGGAATCACGATCATTCCGCTAAAAGTTTATATCCGCAATGGTTATGCTAAAGTATTGATTGGTTTAGCTAAAGGGAAAAAACAATATGATAAACGAGAAGATTTAAAACGCAAAGAAATCAATCGTGAAATTGATCGGACGTTAAAAAATAATTTACGATAA
- the atpB gene encoding F0F1 ATP synthase subunit A, with protein MEEKTLLFKIGPIWFDGTICLMVLLTCVIVFGIVYYCTRNIQMKPKGKQNVIEYLIDFVRSIITDNMPSKEVTNFHLLAFTMFMFVLVANIIGLVTKVAIGDYTYWKSPTADPMVTLTLALIMIALTHFFSVSRFGLKGYFKNSFLSPVSFLMPIKLMEEFTNLLTLALRLYGNIFAGEVLLGLIAGLVSSVGLWTIPLAIPLEMIWLAFSLFIGGIQAFIFVTLSMVYMAHKVEVEE; from the coding sequence TTGGAAGAGAAGACACTACTCTTCAAGATTGGGCCGATTTGGTTTGACGGAACGATTTGTTTAATGGTTCTGTTAACATGTGTCATTGTCTTTGGGATAGTATATTACTGCACAAGGAATATACAAATGAAACCTAAAGGCAAACAAAATGTCATTGAGTATCTCATTGATTTTGTTCGGAGTATCATTACCGACAATATGCCAAGTAAAGAAGTAACAAATTTTCACCTGCTAGCATTCACGATGTTTATGTTCGTTCTAGTTGCGAATATTATTGGTTTAGTAACCAAAGTTGCAATTGGAGATTATACGTATTGGAAGAGCCCAACAGCCGATCCAATGGTTACCTTGACATTAGCATTGATCATGATTGCTTTAACACATTTCTTCAGTGTTAGTCGCTTTGGGTTAAAAGGATATTTTAAAAATAGCTTTTTAAGTCCAGTATCGTTTCTAATGCCGATCAAGTTGATGGAAGAATTTACGAACTTGCTTACGTTGGCGTTACGTTTATACGGAAATATTTTTGCCGGTGAAGTATTACTTGGACTGATTGCAGGACTTGTATCCAGTGTAGGGCTTTGGACGATTCCATTAGCAATACCGCTAGAGATGATCTGGTTAGCCTTTTCATTGTTTATCGGCGGAATTCAAGCATTTATTTTTGTAACATTATCAATGGTTTACATGGCTCATAAAGTTGAAGTCGAAGAATAA
- the atpE gene encoding F0F1 ATP synthase subunit C, producing the protein MNYIAAAIAVFGAAIGAAYGNGKVISKTIESMTRQPEMAGQLRTTMFIGVALIEAVPILGVVIALLLVLK; encoded by the coding sequence ATGAATTATATCGCAGCAGCAATCGCAGTTTTCGGAGCAGCAATCGGAGCAGCTTACGGTAACGGAAAAGTTATCTCTAAAACAATCGAATCAATGACACGCCAACCAGAAATGGCTGGACAACTAAGAACAACAATGTTTATCGGGGTTGCCTTGATCGAAGCGGTTCCTATTCTAGGTGTAGTTATTGCATTGTTATTAGTGCTTAAATAA
- the atpF gene encoding F0F1 ATP synthase subunit B: MLDYLVIGEAGPSTTIGTMIVVSGAFLILMLLIKKFAWEAITDMLKKREDKIANDLDSAEQSRIAAAKMQEERQQKLLSSKSEAAEIIKHAKENGDKNRQKILSETNDEVSRLREKARQDISQEHEEALASVKDEVASLSLQIAEKILNKELTPDAHDSLINSYIEGLGKSNEVR, translated from the coding sequence ATGCTAGATTATTTAGTAATCGGTGAAGCAGGACCAAGTACAACAATTGGCACGATGATTGTCGTAAGTGGCGCTTTTCTGATTTTGATGCTCCTAATCAAGAAATTCGCTTGGGAAGCAATTACTGATATGTTAAAAAAACGTGAAGATAAAATTGCCAACGATTTAGATTCTGCAGAACAATCTCGCATAGCGGCAGCTAAGATGCAAGAAGAACGTCAACAAAAATTACTTTCTTCTAAATCTGAAGCAGCAGAAATCATCAAACATGCGAAAGAAAATGGAGATAAAAACCGTCAAAAAATCTTATCAGAAACCAATGATGAAGTTTCACGTTTGCGAGAAAAAGCACGTCAAGATATTTCTCAAGAGCATGAAGAAGCATTGGCATCTGTCAAAGATGAAGTAGCGAGTTTATCTCTACAAATTGCAGAGAAAATTTTAAACAAAGAATTGACACCAGATGCACATGATTCATTGATCAATTCTTATATCGAAGGCTTAGGTAAGTCAAATGAAGTTAGATAA
- the atpH gene encoding ATP synthase F1 subunit delta, producing MKLDKYTVGKRYGKALFELAIEKQEADSIYQDLLKLREIFHEVPELGDILSDVRLEPYEKDEIMKQLVSGIEGTIENFLYVVYNYSRMNDLLLMIDEYERRYDEHKSLLLGTALTAVPLTKEQHQLMEEKAAKLLGYEQANLINLIDPDIVGGVIIEANHKVIDGSIHKQLERIQELLLK from the coding sequence ATGAAGTTAGATAAGTATACAGTGGGTAAACGCTATGGCAAAGCTTTGTTTGAGTTGGCGATTGAAAAGCAAGAAGCTGACAGCATTTACCAAGACTTATTAAAACTTAGAGAAATTTTCCACGAAGTTCCAGAACTAGGAGATATTTTAAGCGATGTACGTCTTGAACCGTATGAAAAAGACGAAATCATGAAGCAATTAGTAAGCGGTATTGAAGGAACAATAGAAAACTTTTTATATGTCGTTTATAACTATTCACGTATGAATGATTTATTATTGATGATCGATGAATACGAGAGACGCTATGACGAGCATAAAAGTCTACTTTTAGGAACAGCATTGACAGCCGTTCCATTAACGAAAGAACAACATCAGTTAATGGAAGAAAAAGCAGCAAAACTTTTAGGCTATGAACAAGCTAATCTTATCAATCTAATCGATCCTGATATCGTTGGCGGTGTAATTATCGAAGCCAATCATAAAGTGATTGACGGTAGTATCCACAAGCAATTAGAACGAATCCAAGAATTGTTATTAAAATAA
- the atpA gene encoding F0F1 ATP synthase subunit alpha, protein MAIKAEEISALIKEQIKNYQQELAVEEIGTVTYVGDGIARAHGLENAMSGELLEFSNGSYGMAQNLETNDVGIIILGDFETIREGDKVKRTGKIMEVPVGEAMIGRVVNPLGQPIDGLGEIKTDKTRPVEAAAPGVMQRKSVDQPMQTGLKAIDALVPIGRGQRELVIGDRKTGKTSIAIDTIINQKGQDVICIYVAIGQKESTVRNQVETLRAYGALDYTIIVNAGASQPAPLLYIAPYAGAAMGEEFMYNGKHVLIIFDDLSKQAVAYRELSLLLRRPPGREAYPGDVFYLHSRLLERAAKLSDELGGGSMTALPFVETQAGDISAYIPTNVISITDGQIFLESDLFYAGTRPAVDAGLSVSRVGGSAQIKAMKKVAGTLRLDLASYRELEAFTQFGSDLDAATQAKLNRGRRTVEILKQKLHAPLAVEKQVVILYALTHGFLDNISVAKILDFESELFDFLDGKHPELFETIRTTKDLPKSEDLDAAINEFKEIFSAANSEGSTAKDTLESIQNA, encoded by the coding sequence ATGGCTATCAAAGCAGAAGAAATCAGTGCCTTGATTAAGGAACAGATCAAAAATTATCAACAAGAATTAGCAGTCGAAGAAATTGGGACTGTCACATATGTTGGGGATGGAATCGCTCGTGCCCATGGATTAGAAAACGCAATGAGTGGAGAATTACTTGAATTTTCTAATGGCTCATACGGAATGGCGCAAAATTTAGAAACCAATGATGTCGGTATTATCATCTTAGGTGATTTTGAAACCATTCGAGAAGGCGATAAAGTAAAACGTACTGGTAAAATCATGGAAGTTCCTGTCGGTGAAGCAATGATTGGTCGTGTTGTTAATCCATTAGGCCAACCAATCGATGGCTTAGGTGAAATCAAAACAGATAAAACACGTCCAGTAGAAGCAGCAGCACCAGGCGTTATGCAAAGAAAATCAGTCGATCAACCAATGCAGACTGGTCTTAAAGCAATCGACGCACTTGTACCAATTGGTCGTGGTCAACGTGAATTAGTGATCGGTGACCGTAAAACAGGGAAAACATCTATTGCTATCGACACGATCATCAACCAAAAAGGGCAAGATGTGATTTGTATTTATGTTGCGATCGGTCAAAAAGAATCAACTGTCCGAAACCAAGTTGAAACATTAAGAGCTTATGGTGCACTTGACTATACAATCATCGTAAATGCAGGAGCATCTCAACCAGCGCCATTACTTTACATTGCGCCATATGCAGGAGCTGCGATGGGTGAAGAATTCATGTATAACGGCAAACACGTTTTGATCATCTTTGATGATTTATCAAAACAAGCGGTAGCCTATCGTGAACTTTCATTACTATTACGCCGTCCTCCAGGTCGGGAAGCTTATCCAGGAGATGTGTTCTATTTGCATTCACGTTTATTAGAACGTGCAGCAAAATTAAGTGATGAATTAGGTGGCGGTTCAATGACGGCCTTACCATTTGTTGAAACACAAGCCGGAGATATTTCTGCTTACATCCCAACAAACGTTATTTCAATCACAGATGGACAAATTTTCTTAGAAAGTGATTTGTTCTATGCAGGTACTCGTCCAGCCGTTGATGCCGGTCTTTCAGTATCACGTGTTGGTGGTTCAGCTCAGATCAAAGCAATGAAAAAAGTTGCAGGTACACTTCGTTTAGATTTAGCAAGTTACCGCGAATTAGAAGCATTTACTCAATTTGGTTCTGATTTAGACGCGGCAACACAAGCCAAGCTAAACCGTGGTCGTCGTACCGTTGAAATTCTAAAACAAAAATTACATGCACCACTAGCAGTCGAAAAACAAGTGGTGATTTTATACGCTTTAACACATGGATTTTTAGATAATATCAGTGTTGCAAAAATTCTAGATTTTGAATCAGAACTGTTTGACTTTTTAGACGGCAAACATCCTGAATTATTTGAAACGATCCGTACAACAAAAGACTTGCCAAAATCAGAAGATCTAGATGCGGCAATCAATGAATTCAAAGAAATTTTTAGTGCTGCCAATTCAGAAGGATCGACAGCAAAAGATACACTTGAATCAATTCAAAATGCGTAA
- a CDS encoding F0F1 ATP synthase subunit gamma — translation MGASLNEIKQRIASTKKTSQITNAMQMVSGAKLTKSEAASRSFQEYASKIRSIVTHLVAAQLSDLEELDSYDNEEASESGNYHMMLTSRPVKKTGYIVITSDKGLVGGYNSSILKQTMKMMADDHKSQDEYVLVAIGGTGADFFKARGINVAYELRGLSDQPSFDEVRKIVSTATTMYENEVFDELYVCYNHHINSLTSQFRVEKMLPISDLDPDEATTYEQEYILEPSEEAILDNLLPQYAESLIYGAIIDAKTAEHAAGMTAMKTATDNAQNIISDLTISYNRARQGAITQEITEIVAGAAALE, via the coding sequence TTGGGTGCTTCATTAAATGAAATCAAACAACGCATTGCTTCAACTAAAAAAACCAGTCAGATTACTAACGCTATGCAGATGGTTTCGGGTGCAAAACTGACAAAATCAGAAGCGGCTTCTAGAAGCTTTCAGGAATATGCGTCAAAAATCCGTTCTATCGTTACACATCTTGTTGCGGCTCAATTAAGTGATCTAGAAGAATTGGATTCATATGACAATGAAGAAGCATCAGAAAGTGGCAACTACCATATGATGTTGACATCACGTCCAGTGAAAAAAACAGGTTATATCGTCATTACTTCCGATAAAGGATTAGTTGGCGGGTATAACAGTTCAATTTTAAAACAAACGATGAAAATGATGGCAGATGACCATAAATCTCAAGATGAGTATGTCTTGGTTGCAATCGGTGGAACTGGTGCCGATTTTTTCAAAGCTCGCGGCATAAATGTTGCCTATGAACTTCGTGGATTAAGTGATCAACCTAGTTTTGACGAAGTGAGAAAAATCGTGTCAACAGCGACTACGATGTATGAAAATGAAGTGTTCGATGAGTTGTATGTTTGTTATAATCACCACATCAATTCATTGACAAGTCAATTTCGTGTAGAAAAAATGCTGCCGATATCAGATTTAGATCCGGACGAAGCGACAACATATGAGCAAGAGTATATCTTAGAGCCTTCAGAAGAAGCAATCTTAGATAATTTGCTACCTCAATATGCTGAAAGTTTGATTTATGGTGCGATTATTGATGCCAAAACAGCAGAACATGCTGCTGGGATGACAGCAATGAAAACAGCTACTGATAACGCGCAAAATATCATTAGTGATTTGACGATTTCTTATAATCGGGCTCGTCAAGGAGCGATTACACAAGAAATTACTGAAATCGTAGCCGGTGCAGCTGCACTAGAGTAA
- the atpD gene encoding F0F1 ATP synthase subunit beta, with translation MSSGKIVEVIGPVVDVEFSLDQSLPDINNALVVYKNGEEKQKVVLEVALELGDGVIRSIAMESTDGLQRGMEVIDTGKPISVPVGKETLGRVFNVLGDTIDLEEPFPEDAIRSGIHKKAPDFADLSTSNEILETGIKVIDLLAPYLKGGKVGLFGGAGVGKTVLIQELIHNIAQEHGGISVFTGVGERTREGNDLYFEMKDSGVIEKTAMVFGQMNEPPGARMRVALTGLTIAEYFRDVEGQDVLLFIDNIFRFTQAGSEVSALLGRMPSAVGYQPTLATEMGQLQERITSTKKGSITSIQAIYVPADDYTDPAPATAFAHLDATTNLERRLTEMGIYPAVDPLASSSSALAPEVVGNEHYAVATEVQHVLQRYRELQDIIAILGMDELSDQEKILVGRARRIQFFLSQNFNVAEQFTGQPGSYVPVADTVKGFREILDGKHDDLPEEAFRSVGRIEDVIEKAKTLNY, from the coding sequence ATGAGTTCAGGAAAGATTGTTGAAGTAATCGGTCCCGTTGTTGACGTGGAATTTTCACTAGATCAATCCTTACCAGATATAAATAATGCATTAGTCGTTTACAAAAACGGCGAAGAAAAACAAAAAGTTGTTTTAGAAGTAGCTTTAGAATTAGGGGACGGTGTCATCCGTTCTATCGCAATGGAGTCCACTGATGGATTACAACGCGGAATGGAAGTTATTGATACAGGAAAACCAATTTCTGTTCCAGTTGGGAAAGAAACGTTGGGGCGTGTATTCAACGTTTTAGGCGATACGATCGACTTGGAGGAGCCATTCCCAGAAGATGCAATACGCAGCGGTATTCATAAAAAAGCTCCTGATTTTGCTGATTTAAGCACAAGTAACGAAATTTTAGAAACAGGAATCAAGGTAATCGATTTATTAGCTCCTTATTTAAAAGGTGGTAAAGTTGGACTATTCGGTGGTGCCGGTGTTGGTAAAACTGTGTTGATCCAAGAATTGATTCATAATATTGCCCAAGAACATGGCGGTATTTCTGTATTTACGGGTGTAGGAGAACGAACTCGTGAAGGAAACGACCTTTATTTTGAAATGAAAGACTCTGGTGTTATCGAAAAAACAGCCATGGTTTTTGGTCAAATGAATGAACCTCCTGGTGCGCGTATGCGTGTGGCTTTGACTGGTTTAACGATTGCGGAATATTTCCGTGATGTTGAAGGTCAAGATGTATTGTTATTTATCGATAATATCTTCCGTTTCACTCAAGCTGGATCAGAAGTTTCTGCCTTATTAGGTCGGATGCCTTCTGCAGTTGGTTATCAGCCAACTCTTGCTACTGAAATGGGTCAATTACAAGAACGTATCACGTCTACTAAAAAAGGCTCAATCACATCGATCCAAGCAATCTATGTACCAGCTGATGACTATACTGACCCGGCGCCAGCAACAGCATTTGCCCATTTAGATGCAACAACAAACTTGGAACGTCGTTTAACTGAAATGGGTATTTACCCAGCGGTTGATCCGTTAGCTTCATCTTCTAGCGCCTTAGCACCAGAAGTTGTAGGAAACGAACATTATGCTGTAGCAACAGAAGTACAGCATGTATTGCAGCGTTACCGTGAGCTACAAGATATCATTGCCATTTTAGGGATGGACGAGTTATCTGATCAAGAAAAAATCTTGGTTGGCCGTGCCCGTCGCATTCAGTTCTTCTTATCACAAAACTTTAATGTCGCAGAACAATTTACCGGACAACCAGGTTCGTATGTTCCTGTTGCTGATACAGTCAAAGGTTTTAGAGAAATTCTTGATGGAAAACACGATGACTTACCAGAAGAAGCGTTCCGTAGTGTTGGTAGAATTGAAGATGTTATTGAAAAAGCTAAAACGTTGAACTACTAA